Within Actinosynnema pretiosum, the genomic segment GTTGGTGCGCTCGACCGGGACGCCGATCAGCTCCGCCTGCGCCCTGAGCACCTTCGGGTTGTCGTTGAGCAGCACCAGCCGGGCCAGGTCCTCCTCGGCGCACCCGGCGCGCGCGCAGGCGCGGTGCACCGCGCGGGCGGTGCGGTCGTCGACCTCCTCGGCGAAACCGGTGAAGCGGTCGGCGTCGTAGCCGAAGTGGTCCATGACGTCCCAGGCGTCGCGCACCTCGGGGGCGGGGCCGCCCGGTGTGAACGGGTGGGCGCCGCCGCCCAGGTCCATGCGGAAGAAGTCGGCGTAGCGGCCGTCCGACTCGGTGTGGCAGGCGCGCCACCTCAGGGTCGGGGCTCCGCGCACGGCGACGGCGGCGGCGGCCCCGTCGGAGAACAGCAGGGAGTGCGTGCCGAGCCGGTTCCAGTAGGGCTCGACGACGCGGCAGGCGCCCACGACCAGCGCCGTGGTGTAGTCGGGGTGGGTGGCGAAGCGCCCCGCGGTGGTGTCCAGCGCGGTGACCCCGCCCGCGCACCCCTGGTCGACCAGGACGGCCTCGGCGCGGCGCAGCCCGAGCCGGTGGGCGGTGGCCGCGGCGGCATCCCAGTAGAGGTAGTCGGCCAGGTCGGTCAGGGCGAGCACGAGCAGGTCGACCTCGTGGGGGCGCACGCCCGCCAGGTCCAGGGCCCGGCCACCCGCGCGGACGGCCAGGTCGGTCACCCCGACGTCGTCCGGGGCGCGGTGGACGGTGCGGTAGCCGTACCCGAGGACGCGCTCGACGTCGTCGGTGTAGTCGGCGACCACGTCCCGGACGGCGACGGGGTCGCCCAGTGCGGTGGCGAGGGCGGTGATGCCGTGGTCCACGGGGCTCTCCTAGTCGAGGAGCTCGTCGATGCGCTCGGGCTCGCGCAGGCTGTCGGCGACGGCGCGCAGGAACTCCGAGGCTTCGCGGCCGTTGATCGCGCGGTGGTCGTAGGCCAGCCCGAGGGTGACCACCCGGCTCTGCCGGAGTTCGCCGTCGACCAGGTCGAGGCGGGTGCGCGTGGCGCTCAGGGAGACCATGGCCAGCTGGGGCCACATGACGATGGGCACGGCGAGCAGGACGTCGTCGCCGGTGTTGAGGGAGATCGTGATCGTGGCCCCGGTGAGCTCGGCGGCGGAGAACGAGCCCCGGACCGCCTTCACCCGCAGGTCCATGATGTCGTCCGCGAGGTCGATCAGCGGGCGGTCGGCGCAGTCGCGGACGACCGGGGTGTAGAGGCCCTTGCCCGCGTCCATGGTGATCGCGACGTGGGGGGTGGGCGCGAGCGCGACGGTGCGGTCGTCGACGAGGGAGCCGAACAGGAGGCCGAACTCGGGGTGGGCGGCGGCGACGGCCTTGACCAGCGCCTCGGTGATGCCGACCTCGGCGTCGTGGTCGCTGGAGAAGCGGGCCAGCCGGTCCAGGAGCCGGTCGACGCGGACCTCCACGGCGGTGAAGGCCGCCGGGACCTCCCGGTGGGCGCGGGCGACGACCGCCGCGGTGCCCTGCTGGACGCGGTCGAGCAGGTGGGTGCGGGCGGTGGCCGCGGGCGGGTGGGCGGCGGGCGCGGCGCCCAGGGGCGCCAGGTCGGACGTGGCGGTGGGGAGCGCGGCGGCGGTGCCTGCGGGTGCGGCTCCGGCCGCCCGGTCGGACGCGGTTCCAGGGGCCGTGAACCGCTCGCCCCCGGCATCAGGCGCGGGCTCGTCGGCGGGTTCCGGCGCTCGGGGGGAGATCGTGGCCAGGTGGGCGCCCACGGGCACCTCCGTCCCGACCTCGACGTGCGCGCGCAGGAAACCGGCGTGCTCGCAGAGCAGTTCCTCGACCGCCTTGGAGGTCTCCAGCTCGACGACCGGGGTGCCGGGTGCGACGGGCGCACCGTCCTCGACCAGCCAGTGGAGCACCAGGTAGGTGTCGTCGTTGTTGTTGAGCTTGGGCGCGGTGATCCGGTGTCCGCTGCGGGCGGTTCCGGACGGCGCTCCGCCCGCCGGGGCTCCGGCGGGTTCCGACGCGGCGGCGACCTCCGGGCCGGGAACGGCGGCGGCCGTGCCAAGCGCGCCAACGACCTCGGCGCCGGGCACGGCGGCTGCCGCCACGAGGCGCGGGACGGTCGGGAGCACGGCCACGGCTCGCCGCACGGCGGCGACGATGTGGTCGGCGCCGAGCACGACCTGCCGCTCCAGGTGCGCGGCGG encodes:
- a CDS encoding 3-oxoacyl-ACP synthase III family protein codes for the protein MDHGITALATALGDPVAVRDVVADYTDDVERVLGYGYRTVHRAPDDVGVTDLAVRAGGRALDLAGVRPHEVDLLVLALTDLADYLYWDAAAATAHRLGLRRAEAVLVDQGCAGGVTALDTTAGRFATHPDYTTALVVGACRVVEPYWNRLGTHSLLFSDGAAAAVAVRGAPTLRWRACHTESDGRYADFFRMDLGGGAHPFTPGGPAPEVRDAWDVMDHFGYDADRFTGFAEEVDDRTARAVHRACARAGCAEEDLARLVLLNDNPKVLRAQAELIGVPVERTNLALAAEHGHLGAADHLFGLADLWSSGALNPGDLVALAANGRGMHWSCAVLQA
- a CDS encoding 2-oxo acid dehydrogenase subunit E2, with protein sequence MTAPRVVEALNAALHRHLRERPGLHLLGEDLADPYGGAFKATRGLSTAHPGRVLSTPLSEAGIAGVAAGLALAGDSAIVEVMFGDFATLVFDQVANMVAKSVTMYGRTLPMPVLVRCPVGAGRGYGPTHSQSVQKHFLGVPNLALYETTPFHDPYDLIALGLDRGPAMLFEDKVLYTRRVLRDGDAGEGHGYRFLGAEPGWAHVFPDDLARADVVLLCPGGVVHRALRAARELRAHGVVAHLAVPARLHPLDLDPVLPLVDGALVVVAEESTPGGTWGAEVAAALTERAWGALRAPVVRLTSADSVIPAAAHLERQVVLGADHIVAAVRRAVAVLPTVPRLVAAAAVPGAEVVGALGTAAAVPGPEVAAASEPAGAPAGGAPSGTARSGHRITAPKLNNNDDTYLVLHWLVEDGAPVAPGTPVVELETSKAVEELLCEHAGFLRAHVEVGTEVPVGAHLATISPRAPEPADEPAPDAGGERFTAPGTASDRAAGAAPAGTAAALPTATSDLAPLGAAPAAHPPAATARTHLLDRVQQGTAAVVARAHREVPAAFTAVEVRVDRLLDRLARFSSDHDAEVGITEALVKAVAAAHPEFGLLFGSLVDDRTVALAPTPHVAITMDAGKGLYTPVVRDCADRPLIDLADDIMDLRVKAVRGSFSAAELTGATITISLNTGDDVLLAVPIVMWPQLAMVSLSATRTRLDLVDGELRQSRVVTLGLAYDHRAINGREASEFLRAVADSLREPERIDELLD